TCTTAAGGAGTAGAGGGAGGTAGACGTTTATGGAACCGGAAATTTCAAACCAGTCATTATTATTTCTTATTGTTTTTGTATTAATTCCTTTATCGCTGTCATATTTGTATCAGCTTGGGATGAGCAAGGATATCGTTTGGTCTTCCATCAGGGGGACGATTCAGCTTTTTGCCATTGGATACTTACTCACTTATTTATTCGATCTGCCCGCACTAGTGGGCATTCCGATTATGATTAGTATTATGATTATCGTGGCTGCTTTTCACGCGCGAAAAAAGGGGAAAGAACTGCCGAATGTCATATGGTATTTATTATTCGGCCTGATTGTAATTGAAGCTGGGGTACTCAGCATGTGGCTTTTATTTGATATGGTCCAGTTTGTTCCGTCTGAAGTGATCCCAATGAGCGGTATGGTTATTGGAAACAGTATGGTTGCAATGGGGCTTGCTCTGGAGCGGATGAAAAATGAGTTCAAAGAAAATAATGGTCGCTTATTAGCTGCTCTTTCCTTAGGAGCCAAACCGAAGAATGCTTCCAAGCTGATCGTCCAAAAGACTTTAAATGCCGCACTGATTCCAAATGTCGATCAGTTAAAAACTATTGGGCTTGTTCAGCTGCCGGGTATGATGACCGGCTTAATTTTGGGTGGAGTAGAACCCGTGATGGCAATTAAATATCAGCTTGTCATATCATTGAGTATTTTTTCATCTGTTTCAATCAGCGCAATGTTTATTACCCTTGCTATGTATAGATATTTCTTTAACGAAAATGAACAGCTGCTTCAAACAGAAGAAGAAATTCAGGCACAATCACATTAAAAAAACCAGCTGCCTTGAAGAGGGCAGCTGGTTTTTTAACGGCTTAGCCGAATAAGTTCGCATAAATTGTCATTACGGAGAACCATCCGAAAATAAGAGCTGACAATGCCGCAAAACCTACAGCAAAGAAATTTTTAGTTTTAATTTCACGAAATACTGCAAACACGCACAGAATCGTAACAAGTAGTAGAAGAATGGCTGTAAACATGCTTATGACCTCCCATACGCTTTTCTTTATTATCACCGCAGAGTTATGGATGTTATACTTACTCTATGTAGCGCTTTTATCTCCACTTATTTTATATGAAAAGCGCTGATTTGTCGAGTCTTCTACTGTGAATTTATTATGTTAAAAAAGAGGTGTCGGTATATGTTGAAAATTTCCAGGCTTCCTTTAGGGCCATTAGGAACGAATGCTTATATTTTATCAGAACAAGGCAAAGCCATTATCGTTGATCCTGGCGGAGATTTCAAAAAGCTGAAGCAATGGATTGAGGAAAAAGAGGTGGAGGTGCTGGCGGTCCTACTAACTCATGCCCACTTTGACCATATTGGTGCAGTTGAGGAAGTGCGGAAAGCCTATAATTCACCTGTTTATCTGCACAAGGCGGAGCATGAATGGCTGACGGACAGTTCCTTAAATGGTTCCGCGTTTTTCCAAATGGGAGAAATTACAGCTGGCCCCGCTGATTATGACTTACAGCCAGGTCCAATGGAGTTAGGACCATTTACATTTGAAGTCCGTCATACGCCGGGACATTCACCTGGAAGTGTTTCTTTAGTTTTTAGGAACCAAAGGTTTACAATCGGAGGAGATACCCTTTTTCAGGGCGGCATTGGCCGTACAGACCTGCCGGGCGGAAGTCATAAACAGCTGATAGACAGTATTAACAGTCAGCTCCTCAGTTTAAGAAATGATATGAGAATTTATCCCGGACACGGAAGCCCGACAACAATAGAGGCAGAAAAAGAAAATAATCCTTTTCTGCGGTAATAAAAAAAGCCTGTTATCCGAAGGAGGATAACAGGTTTTTTTAGTGCCCGCCAAATGAAGGTACGAGAATAAAAGATGAGTAGTACGTAAAACCAATCATAAACACTGTCAGGTATGAGAAGAATATGTATACATACATACGTTCAGACAGCTTTAGAAAGCCAATTGTAAGGAAAAAGGCCGTTTGAGCAAGAGATAAAAATGCTGCTTCCATCATGTCTCCCGTGTAGAACATGACAGCAAAGATACCCGTCCAAAAAGCCAGCATTCGAAACGTGCGATCCATGCTTTTCCCCCTCCTTTTTCATCTAACATCGTAAAACTATCATTCATATTATAAACGACTGCTCACAGATTGTAAATAAAACGGGTGAACGAACTTTTAATATGTTTCCTCAATATGATTTTTTTAAACGTTCGTTACCTCTTTTTTATTAGAGCTTACTTGTTTCTTCGGGCTTAAATGCCTATTTTACTGAAGGAATCTGGCTGTCCTCCTTGCTTTTTTATCGGGATTATCAACAACTTCGTTCCAAAGAACCATACATTTTATAAAAAAATCGAAAAACGTCGAAAAAAGAGGTTTAAATAATTGTACAAAGGTTATACAATGACTATACAGAGAGCGATCTCGACATTACTTAAA
This window of the Halobacillus sp. Marseille-Q1614 genome carries:
- the fetB gene encoding iron export ABC transporter permease subunit FetB — encoded protein: MEPEISNQSLLFLIVFVLIPLSLSYLYQLGMSKDIVWSSIRGTIQLFAIGYLLTYLFDLPALVGIPIMISIMIIVAAFHARKKGKELPNVIWYLLFGLIVIEAGVLSMWLLFDMVQFVPSEVIPMSGMVIGNSMVAMGLALERMKNEFKENNGRLLAALSLGAKPKNASKLIVQKTLNAALIPNVDQLKTIGLVQLPGMMTGLILGGVEPVMAIKYQLVISLSIFSSVSISAMFITLAMYRYFFNENEQLLQTEEEIQAQSH
- a CDS encoding DUF2759 family protein, translated to MFTAILLLLVTILCVFAVFREIKTKNFFAVGFAALSALIFGWFSVMTIYANLFG
- a CDS encoding MBL fold metallo-hydrolase produces the protein MLKISRLPLGPLGTNAYILSEQGKAIIVDPGGDFKKLKQWIEEKEVEVLAVLLTHAHFDHIGAVEEVRKAYNSPVYLHKAEHEWLTDSSLNGSAFFQMGEITAGPADYDLQPGPMELGPFTFEVRHTPGHSPGSVSLVFRNQRFTIGGDTLFQGGIGRTDLPGGSHKQLIDSINSQLLSLRNDMRIYPGHGSPTTIEAEKENNPFLR
- a CDS encoding DUF2626 domain-containing protein, with protein sequence MDRTFRMLAFWTGIFAVMFYTGDMMEAAFLSLAQTAFFLTIGFLKLSERMYVYIFFSYLTVFMIGFTYYSSFILVPSFGGH